A genomic segment from Brienomyrus brachyistius isolate T26 chromosome 9, BBRACH_0.4, whole genome shotgun sequence encodes:
- the cd4-2.2 gene encoding CD4-2 molecule, tandem duplicate 2 isoform X2 has protein sequence MKDILMKMSHRRTCLWSFLVLSLCTVNCDVVYTKVGEKINLQCTLYTRNQDISWLFKTELIGREPRTGTPVRGTAPMSQRSQFSQRNLYIKEAGESDAGEYSCEVSGMTLKLSVMTYKCSAQPTGPSFQNEAVNIQCNVMGGAKVKWTCGSPSGSSMTSDSGSFKVNPVKISDGGNWQCFFEENGKKYTYSLQITIIGLMPSANVAVQEGASLILPCVLHSKINLKPTNIIWERLSPNPSRFLVAESSKEGELKKTVSDSPGDFKNVKFSTENLKENFSVTLTNAKASQTGTYRCSVKFDKEKTIMHEVMLVVNGQDAAKEMYPGYDDIGSGVQSKEKSILGIEQWIWIAIGVGCFVLITLVIVAVIVYQKKKSMKRKSRKMRAMKHALMPRDYCHCNRGQPGQLGQPGQPNGKRREHRHTSDARGSKERKPAEQRNQERQEKVP, from the exons ATGAAAGACATATTAATGAAAATGTCACATAGACGCACCTGCCTGTGGAGTTTCCTTG TGCTGTCTCTCTGCACCGTGAACTGTGATGTGGTCTACACGAAAGTGGGAGAAAAGATCAACCTTCAATGCACATTATACACTCGGAACCAAGACATATCATGGTTATTCAAGACCGAGCTCATTGGCCGTGAACCTAGGACTGGGACACCAGTGAGAG GGACGGCACCAATGAGCCAACGAAGTCAATTTTCCCAAAGAAATCTATACATCAAGGAGGCGGGAGAGTCAGACGCTGGAGAATACAGCTGCGAAGTGTCAGGGATGACTCTAAAGCTGAGTGTGATGACATATAAAT GCTCGGCTCAACCCACTGGGCCTTCCTTCCAGAATGAAGCAGTGAACATTCAGTGTAATGTGATGGGCGGGGCCAAAGTCAAATGGACTTGCGGAAGTCCCAGTGGGTCATCTATGACCTCTGACTCGGGTTCTTTTAAGGTGAACCCTGTAAAGATAAGTGACGGAGGTAACTGGCAGTGTTTCTTTGAGGAAAATGGAAAGAAATACACTTATTCCCTGCAGATTACCATCATAG GTCTGATGCCAAGTGCAAATGTGGCAGTCCAAGAGGGAGCGTCACTCATTCTCCCTTGTGTTCTCCATTCCAAGATCAACTTAAAGCCGACAAATATCATCTGGGAGAGACTCAGCCCTAACCCGTCCCGGTTTTTGGTGGCAGAGTCATCAAAAGAGGGTGAACTTAAAAAGACAGTCTCTGACTCTCCTGGAGACTTTAAAAATGTTAAGTTTTCCACAGAGAATCTGAAAGAAAACTTTTCTGTGACGTTGACCAAT GCGAAGGCGTCGCAGACAGGAACCTACAGGTGCTCTGTGAAATttgacaaggaaaaaaccatCATGCACGAAGTGATGTTGGTTGTCAATGGTCAGGATGCAGCCAAAGAAATGTACCCAGGATACGACGATATTGGTTCAG GGGTCCAATCCAAGGAGAAGTCCATATTGGGCATTGAGCAGTGGATATGGATTGCGATTGGAGTTGGATGCTTTGTCCTGATCACTCTTGTCATCGTTGCTGTTATcgtgtatcagaaaaaaaagagCATGAAG AGGAAGTCGAGAAAGATGAGGGCTATGAAGCACGCGCTGATGCCCAGGGACTACTGCCATTGTAACCG GGGCCAGCCGGGGCAGCTGGGGCAGCCGGGGCAGCCGAACGGGAAGCGGAGGGAGCACCGGCACACCTCAGACGCCAGAGGCAGCAAGGAGAGAAAGCCAGCGGAGCAGAGGAACCAAGAGAGGCAAGAGAAGGTGCCGTGA
- the usp5 gene encoding ubiquitin carboxyl-terminal hydrolase 5 isoform X2: MAEASEVLMSVLSTIRVPRPGDRVHKDECALSFATPESEGGLYVCMNTFLGFGSQYVDRHYKKTGQRAYLHISRTRKTQKEDDNGSGSGDPPKKKPTRLAIGIEGGFDVEQEHYEEEVKVVILPDRLEVTSEDLATMPDVVRERVSLSMAGLMAADSVSHTLQVQQWDGEVRQESKHAAELKQLDNGIKIPPSGWKCEVCELQENLWMNLTDGKVLCGRRYFDGSGGNNHALLHYQQMGYPLAVKLGTITPDGADVYSYDEDDMVLDSKLPEHLAHFGIDMMTMEKTERTMTELEIAVNQRVGEWEVIQESGATLRPLSGPGLTGMKNLGNSCYLNSVMQVLFTVPDFQRKYVSNIEKIFEDAPSDPTQDFKTQVAKLGYGLLSGEYSKPAPDPGDDPSLTPEPRGDQVGIAPRMFKALIGRGHPEFSTNRQQDAQEYLLHFINMVERNCRSGENPSEAFRFLVEERIVCQQSLKAKYTQRVDYIVQVPVPMDQATNTEELQEAERRREEAEAAGAPPPPMPRACIPFSACLAALSEPETLTDFWSSAVQAKTTASKTTRFASFPDHLVIQIKKFTFGLDWVPKKLDVSIDMPDTLDLSALRGTGQQPGEELLPEVAPPPLVTPDVEVKAPVLDDSTVSQLCEMGFPLEACRKAVYYTGNTGIDAAMNWVMGHMDDADFSAPLVLPSCSSTPGTTPTETVSEEHLATIVSMGFSRDQATRALRATSNVLERAVDWIFSHLDDLESMEVSEGGRSAGESEGNREPPPGPRVRDGPGKYELFAFISHMGTSTMCGHYVCHIKKDQQWVIFNDQKVCASEKPPKDLGYLYFYRRVVE; this comes from the exons ATGGCGGAGGCGAGCGAGGTTTTGATGTCGGTCCTGTCCACGATTCGGGTTCCCAGGCCCGGGGATCGCGTCCACAAAGACGAGTGCGCCTTGTCTTTCGCTACTCCG GAAAGCGAGGGGGGGCTCTACGTGTGCATGAACACCTTCCTGGGATTTGGATCCCAGTACGTGGATAGACACTACAAAAAGACCGGCCAGAGAGCCTACCTGCACATCAGCCGCACCCGAAAGACACAG AAGGAGGATGACAATGGCTCTGGGTCCGGAGACCCCCCTAAGAAGAAGCCCACTCGACTGGCTATCG gaaTTGAAGGCGGTTTCGACGTGGAGCAGGAGCATTATGAAGAGGAGGTGAAGGTTGTCATCCTCCCGGACCGGCTGGAAGTGACATCAGAGGACCTGGCGACCATGCCCGATGTAGTGAGAGAGCGG GTGTCCCTGTCTATGGCTGGCTTGATGGCTGCCGACTCGGTGTCCCACACTCTGCAGGTGCAGCAGTGGGATGGCGAGGTCCGTCAGGAGTCCAAACACGCTGCAGAACTGAAACAGCTAGACAATGGGATCAAAATCCCTCCCAG TGGTTGGAAGTGCGAGGTTTGCGAACTACAGGAGAACCTGTGGATGAACCTGACGGACGGGAAGGTGCTGTGCGGCCGGCGGTACTTCGATGGCTCCGGGGGCAACAACCACGCCCTGCTACACTACCAGCAGATGGGCTACCCGCTGGCAGTAAAGCTGGGCACCATCACCCCGGATGGGGCGG ATGTGTACTCCTATGATGAGGATGACATGGTGCTGGACTCCAAGCTTCCAGAGCACCTTGCCCACTTCGGGATCGACATGATGACCATGGAAAAG ACGGAGCGCACGATGACGGAGCTGGAGATCGCGGTGAACCAGCGTGTGGGGGAGTGGGAGGTGATTCAGGAGTCAGGGGCCACACTTCGGCCTCTGTCGGGCCCCGGCCTCACAGGCATGAAGAACTTGGGAAACAGCTGCTACCTCAACTCCGTCATGCAAGTGCTCTTCACTGTCCCGGATTTCCAACGCAA GTACGTCTCCAACATTGAGAAGATCTTTGAGGATGCGCCATCTGACCCCACCCAGGACTTCAAAACACAAGT GGCCAAACTGGGCTATGGTTTGTTGTCAGGAGAATACTCCAAGCCTGCACCTGACCCTGGAGATGACCCCAGCTTGACTCCTGAACCCAGA GGAGACCAAGTTGGTATAGCGCCACGCATGTTCAAAGCTCTGATTGGGCGCGGACACCCCGAGTTCTCCACCAATCGGCAGCAAGATGCCCAGGAGTACCTACTGCACTTCATTAACATGGTGGAG AGGAACTGCCGTTCGGGGGAGAACCCGTCGGAGGCCTTCCGCTTCCTGGTAGAAGAGCGTATCGTGTGCCAGCAGTCGCTCAAGGCCAAGTACACGCAGAGGGTGGATTACATCGTGCAGGTGCCGGTGCCCATGGACCAGGCCACCAACACTG AGGAACTGCAAGAGGCAGAGCGCCGGCGTGAGGAGGCTGAGGCGGCCGGTGCTCCTCCACCCCCCATGCCCCGAGCCTGCATCCCTTTCTCCGCCTGTCTGGCAGCCCTGAGTGAACCTGAGACCTTGACTGACTTCTGGAGCTCTGCGGTCCAGGCCAAGACCACCGCCAGCAA GACCACCCGCTTTGCCTCCTTTCCCGACCATCTGGTGATTCAGATCAAGAAGTTCACTTTCGGCCTGGATTGGGTTCCTAAGAAACTGG ATGTGAGCATCGACATGCCCGACACGCTGGACCTGAGTGCCCTCCGTGGGACCGGCCAGCAGCCGGGCgaggagctgctcccggaggtggcTCCGCCCCCTCTCGTGACCCCTGACGTGGAGGTCAAAG CCCCAGTCCTGGACGACTCCACAGTCTCGCAGCTCTGTGAGATGGGCTTCCCGTTAGAGGCGTGCAGAAAGGCCGTTTACTACACTGGGAATACCGGGATCGATGCTGCAATGAACTGGGTCATGGGCCACATGGATGATGCAG ACTTCTCCGCGCCCCTGGTACTACCAAGCTGTAGCTCGACCCCTGGGACCACACCCACGGAAACAGTATCTGAGGAGCACCTAGCAACCATCGTTTCCATGGGTTTCAGCCGAGATCAGGCCACTCGTGCACTGCGAGCCACG AGCAACGTTCTGGAGAGGGCTGTCGACTGGATCTTCTCCCACCTGGACGACCTGGAGTCCATGGAGGTGTCCGAAGGGGGGCGTTCAGCGGGCGAGAGCGAAGGCAACAGGGAGCCCCCCCCGGGACCCCGCGTGCGGGATGGCCCTGGAA agtACGAGCTGTTCGCCTTCATCAGTCACAtgggcacaagcacaatgtgtgGACACTACGTCTGCCACATCAAGAAAGACCAGCA GTGGGTCATCTTTAATGATCAGAAAGTGTGTGCCTCTGAGAAGCCCCCTAAGGACCTCGGCTACCTCTACTTCTACAGGAGAGTGGTTGAGTGA
- the cd4-2.2 gene encoding CD4-2 molecule, tandem duplicate 2 isoform X1, translating to MVFLDMKDILMKMSHRRTCLWSFLVLSLCTVNCDVVYTKVGEKINLQCTLYTRNQDISWLFKTELIGREPRTGTPVRGTAPMSQRSQFSQRNLYIKEAGESDAGEYSCEVSGMTLKLSVMTYKCSAQPTGPSFQNEAVNIQCNVMGGAKVKWTCGSPSGSSMTSDSGSFKVNPVKISDGGNWQCFFEENGKKYTYSLQITIIGLMPSANVAVQEGASLILPCVLHSKINLKPTNIIWERLSPNPSRFLVAESSKEGELKKTVSDSPGDFKNVKFSTENLKENFSVTLTNAKASQTGTYRCSVKFDKEKTIMHEVMLVVNGQDAAKEMYPGYDDIGSGVQSKEKSILGIEQWIWIAIGVGCFVLITLVIVAVIVYQKKKSMKRKSRKMRAMKHALMPRDYCHCNRGQPGQLGQPGQPNGKRREHRHTSDARGSKERKPAEQRNQERQEKVP from the exons ATGg TGTTTTTAGACATGAAAGACATATTAATGAAAATGTCACATAGACGCACCTGCCTGTGGAGTTTCCTTG TGCTGTCTCTCTGCACCGTGAACTGTGATGTGGTCTACACGAAAGTGGGAGAAAAGATCAACCTTCAATGCACATTATACACTCGGAACCAAGACATATCATGGTTATTCAAGACCGAGCTCATTGGCCGTGAACCTAGGACTGGGACACCAGTGAGAG GGACGGCACCAATGAGCCAACGAAGTCAATTTTCCCAAAGAAATCTATACATCAAGGAGGCGGGAGAGTCAGACGCTGGAGAATACAGCTGCGAAGTGTCAGGGATGACTCTAAAGCTGAGTGTGATGACATATAAAT GCTCGGCTCAACCCACTGGGCCTTCCTTCCAGAATGAAGCAGTGAACATTCAGTGTAATGTGATGGGCGGGGCCAAAGTCAAATGGACTTGCGGAAGTCCCAGTGGGTCATCTATGACCTCTGACTCGGGTTCTTTTAAGGTGAACCCTGTAAAGATAAGTGACGGAGGTAACTGGCAGTGTTTCTTTGAGGAAAATGGAAAGAAATACACTTATTCCCTGCAGATTACCATCATAG GTCTGATGCCAAGTGCAAATGTGGCAGTCCAAGAGGGAGCGTCACTCATTCTCCCTTGTGTTCTCCATTCCAAGATCAACTTAAAGCCGACAAATATCATCTGGGAGAGACTCAGCCCTAACCCGTCCCGGTTTTTGGTGGCAGAGTCATCAAAAGAGGGTGAACTTAAAAAGACAGTCTCTGACTCTCCTGGAGACTTTAAAAATGTTAAGTTTTCCACAGAGAATCTGAAAGAAAACTTTTCTGTGACGTTGACCAAT GCGAAGGCGTCGCAGACAGGAACCTACAGGTGCTCTGTGAAATttgacaaggaaaaaaccatCATGCACGAAGTGATGTTGGTTGTCAATGGTCAGGATGCAGCCAAAGAAATGTACCCAGGATACGACGATATTGGTTCAG GGGTCCAATCCAAGGAGAAGTCCATATTGGGCATTGAGCAGTGGATATGGATTGCGATTGGAGTTGGATGCTTTGTCCTGATCACTCTTGTCATCGTTGCTGTTATcgtgtatcagaaaaaaaagagCATGAAG AGGAAGTCGAGAAAGATGAGGGCTATGAAGCACGCGCTGATGCCCAGGGACTACTGCCATTGTAACCG GGGCCAGCCGGGGCAGCTGGGGCAGCCGGGGCAGCCGAACGGGAAGCGGAGGGAGCACCGGCACACCTCAGACGCCAGAGGCAGCAAGGAGAGAAAGCCAGCGGAGCAGAGGAACCAAGAGAGGCAAGAGAAGGTGCCGTGA
- the p3h3 gene encoding prolyl 3-hydroxylase 3, with the protein MALHSKTAVVYVALVFAHVSLPFFSTETASTSGPIDPYDALYYTGVRAYFRKEWEKAAELIEKSIASRESLFQTRRKCHDSCVTAGHDRLPKLDAEKGSLWDLWALDWVQRRAECVQHCLTQAISPAALLPVSEDILYEFGIRNPYNFLQVTYYKLGRVHRAVSAAHTFFVANPNHLEMRNNLEKYRRMKGVTEEAFQDREREKKKHWSLYDSAVLSESSSEWPRAVEEWRECLKETLKQTEECRVQCVVEGQRFPEREPEASEGMFERAAALSLSLLACQQSCVSVVSTRPGRISPHEDLLPTILEHLHIAQFKAGDLKGAVQTIRSLLLFYPSDSDSLSNLQLYFDTLGGDTESQEAQPSEEISGYVKRSLLEKKLLFFGAENLDFSFMDPDLWTPEDVVPESLRETWRAEREKLQEREKEGQREEEMDDSGFYAGGHVPLVGVDIVMDSEALNGTNRVVLDGVLSAKECQILLQLATAAAAAGDGYRGRRSPHTPHEKFAGLTVLRALKTAQDGLLNQTDVKLLHEIGERVRTLLHSYFRSPSTLYFSFTHLVCRTAITGQQEGRQDLSHPVHVDNCLLEAETWRCWREPPAYTHRDLSALLYLNDDFEGGDLFFTARDAKTVSATVRPACGRLVGFSSGPVNPHGVTAVTAGRRCSVALWFTKEKLHRDMEREEAEALWAAEGQNVKKADDEDEDEAHGTRRLAQRQGSREKIKSKDRVIVARDEL; encoded by the exons ATGGCGCTCCACTCAAAAACTGCAGTTGTATACGTGGCGCTTGTTTTCGCTCATGTTTCGTTACCGTTTTTCTCAACGGAAACTGCATCAACGAGTGGCCCTATAGACCCTTATGATGCCCTGTATTATACGGGGGTCCGGGCTTATTTCAGGAAAGAGTGGGAGAAAGCGGCGGAGCTGATAGAGAAGTCGATCGCATCCCGGGAGTCACTTTTCCAGACACGTCGAAAATGTCACGACAGCTGTGTCACAGCTGGACACGACCGGCTGCCTAAACTGG ATGCTGAGAAGGGCAGTTTGTGGGACTTATGGGCTCTGGATTGGGTCCAGCGGAGGGCTGAGTGTGTCCAGCACTGTCTCACTCAAGCAATCAGCCCAGCAGCCCTGCTCCCGGTCTCTGAGGACATCCTGTATGAGTTTGGCATCCGCAACCCCTATAACTTCCTGCAGGTCACGTACTACAAG CTGGGGAGGGTGCACAGGGCCGTATCTGCGGCTCACACTTTCTTTGTGGCCAACCCAAACCACCTTGAGATGAGGAACAACTTGGAGAAGTACAGGCGAATGAAAGGAGTGACGGAGGAGGCCTTTcaggacagggagagagagaagaagaagCACTGG TCACTGTATGACTCGGCAGTGCTTTCggagtcctcctctgaatggccCCGTGCAGTGGAGGAATGGAGGGAGTGCCTGAAGGAGACGCTGAAGCAGACAGAGGAGTGCCGGGTGCAGTGCGTCGTGGAGGGGCAGCGTTTCCCTGAAAGAGAGCCGGAAGCCTCGGAAGGCATGTTTGAGAGGGCTGCAG CTCTCTCCCTTTCCTTGCTGGCCTGTCAGCAGTCGTGTGTGTCCGTCGTGTCAACACGACCCGGAAGGATCTCTCCTCACGAGGACCTCCTTCCGACGATACTGGAGCACTTACATATCGCCCAATTCAAAG CGGGAGACCTGAAGGGGGCAGTGCAGACCATTCgctctctcctcctcttctaTCCATCCGATTCAGATTCTCTCTCCAATTTGCAGCTCTACTTTGACACACTAGGGGGTGACACTGAGTCCCAAGAGGCACAGCCCTCAGAG GAAATTTCCGGCTATGTTAAGAGATCATTACTAGAGAAGAAGTTGCTGTTTTTTGgagctgaaaacctggatttcAGTTTCATGGACCCA GACTTATGGACACCAGAAGACGTTGTTCCCGAGTCCTTGAGAGAGACTTGGAG AGCAGAGAGGGAGAAATTGCAGGAGAGAGAAAAGGAAGGACAAAGGGAGGAAGAGATGGATGACAGCGGTTTCTATGCAG GGGGTCACGTTCCTCTTGTTGGGGTGGATATTGTCATGGACAGCGAGGCCCTGAACGGGACCAATCGCGTTGTGCTGGATGGAGTCCTGTCGGCAAAAGAATGTCAGATCCTGCTGCAGCTTGCCACC GCCGCTGCCGCAGCAGGAGACGGCTATCGGGGCCGGAGGTCCCCCCATACGCCACATGAGAAGTTTGCGGGTCTCACCGTCCTCAGGGCTTTAAAG ACGGCACAAGATGGCCTCCTAAACCAGACAGATGTTAAGTTGCTCCATGAGATCGGGGAGAGGGTGCGTACCCTTCTGCACTCCTACTTCAGGAGCCCCTCCACCCTCTACTTCTCCTTCACCCACCTGGTCTGCCGCACTGCCATTACAG GTCAGCAAGAAGGAAGGCAGGACCTCTCCCATCCAGTTCACGTGGACAACTGTCTGCTGGAGGCCGAAACATGGCGGTGCTGGAGGGAGCCGCCTGCCTACACCCACAGGGACCTCAG TGCCTTGCTGTATTTGAACGATGACTTTGAGGGTGGAGATCTCTTCTTCACAGCCAGAGATGCTAAGACTGTATCA GCTACAGTGAGGCCCGCTTGTGGACGCCTCGTGGGGTTTTCCTCGGGACCCGTAAACCCCCATGGGGTTACCGCTGTGACTGCCGGacggagatgctcagtggctcTCTGGTTCACTAAGGAGAAGCTCCACAGAGACATG GAGCGGGAGGAGGCTGAAGCTCTGTGGGCAGCAGAAGGACAGAATGTGAAGAAGGCCGACGATGAGGATGAAGATGAGGCCCACGGCACCCGGCGCTTGGCACAGAGGCAGGGCTCCAGGGAAAAGATTAAATCCAAGGACAGAGTGATAGTGGCGCGAGACGAACTGTGA
- the usp5 gene encoding ubiquitin carboxyl-terminal hydrolase 5 isoform X1: MAEASEVLMSVLSTIRVPRPGDRVHKDECALSFATPESEGGLYVCMNTFLGFGSQYVDRHYKKTGQRAYLHISRTRKTQKEDDNGSGSGDPPKKKPTRLAIGIEGGFDVEQEHYEEEVKVVILPDRLEVTSEDLATMPDVVRERVSLSMAGLMAADSVSHTLQVQQWDGEVRQESKHAAELKQLDNGIKIPPSGWKCEVCELQENLWMNLTDGKVLCGRRYFDGSGGNNHALLHYQQMGYPLAVKLGTITPDGADVYSYDEDDMVLDSKLPEHLAHFGIDMMTMEKTERTMTELEIAVNQRVGEWEVIQESGATLRPLSGPGLTGMKNLGNSCYLNSVMQVLFTVPDFQRKYVSNIEKIFEDAPSDPTQDFKTQVAKLGYGLLSGEYSKPAPDPGDDPSLTPEPRGDQVGIAPRMFKALIGRGHPEFSTNRQQDAQEYLLHFINMVERNCRSGENPSEAFRFLVEERIVCQQSLKAKYTQRVDYIVQVPVPMDQATNTEELQEAERRREEAEAAGAPPPPMPRACIPFSACLAALSEPETLTDFWSSAVQAKTTASKTTRFASFPDHLVIQIKKFTFGLDWVPKKLDVSIDMPDTLDLSALRGTGQQPGEELLPEVAPPPLVTPDVEVKGILGSHGNEEDDSLYSPLLSPVLDDSTVSQLCEMGFPLEACRKAVYYTGNTGIDAAMNWVMGHMDDADFSAPLVLPSCSSTPGTTPTETVSEEHLATIVSMGFSRDQATRALRATSNVLERAVDWIFSHLDDLESMEVSEGGRSAGESEGNREPPPGPRVRDGPGKYELFAFISHMGTSTMCGHYVCHIKKDQQWVIFNDQKVCASEKPPKDLGYLYFYRRVVE, from the exons ATGGCGGAGGCGAGCGAGGTTTTGATGTCGGTCCTGTCCACGATTCGGGTTCCCAGGCCCGGGGATCGCGTCCACAAAGACGAGTGCGCCTTGTCTTTCGCTACTCCG GAAAGCGAGGGGGGGCTCTACGTGTGCATGAACACCTTCCTGGGATTTGGATCCCAGTACGTGGATAGACACTACAAAAAGACCGGCCAGAGAGCCTACCTGCACATCAGCCGCACCCGAAAGACACAG AAGGAGGATGACAATGGCTCTGGGTCCGGAGACCCCCCTAAGAAGAAGCCCACTCGACTGGCTATCG gaaTTGAAGGCGGTTTCGACGTGGAGCAGGAGCATTATGAAGAGGAGGTGAAGGTTGTCATCCTCCCGGACCGGCTGGAAGTGACATCAGAGGACCTGGCGACCATGCCCGATGTAGTGAGAGAGCGG GTGTCCCTGTCTATGGCTGGCTTGATGGCTGCCGACTCGGTGTCCCACACTCTGCAGGTGCAGCAGTGGGATGGCGAGGTCCGTCAGGAGTCCAAACACGCTGCAGAACTGAAACAGCTAGACAATGGGATCAAAATCCCTCCCAG TGGTTGGAAGTGCGAGGTTTGCGAACTACAGGAGAACCTGTGGATGAACCTGACGGACGGGAAGGTGCTGTGCGGCCGGCGGTACTTCGATGGCTCCGGGGGCAACAACCACGCCCTGCTACACTACCAGCAGATGGGCTACCCGCTGGCAGTAAAGCTGGGCACCATCACCCCGGATGGGGCGG ATGTGTACTCCTATGATGAGGATGACATGGTGCTGGACTCCAAGCTTCCAGAGCACCTTGCCCACTTCGGGATCGACATGATGACCATGGAAAAG ACGGAGCGCACGATGACGGAGCTGGAGATCGCGGTGAACCAGCGTGTGGGGGAGTGGGAGGTGATTCAGGAGTCAGGGGCCACACTTCGGCCTCTGTCGGGCCCCGGCCTCACAGGCATGAAGAACTTGGGAAACAGCTGCTACCTCAACTCCGTCATGCAAGTGCTCTTCACTGTCCCGGATTTCCAACGCAA GTACGTCTCCAACATTGAGAAGATCTTTGAGGATGCGCCATCTGACCCCACCCAGGACTTCAAAACACAAGT GGCCAAACTGGGCTATGGTTTGTTGTCAGGAGAATACTCCAAGCCTGCACCTGACCCTGGAGATGACCCCAGCTTGACTCCTGAACCCAGA GGAGACCAAGTTGGTATAGCGCCACGCATGTTCAAAGCTCTGATTGGGCGCGGACACCCCGAGTTCTCCACCAATCGGCAGCAAGATGCCCAGGAGTACCTACTGCACTTCATTAACATGGTGGAG AGGAACTGCCGTTCGGGGGAGAACCCGTCGGAGGCCTTCCGCTTCCTGGTAGAAGAGCGTATCGTGTGCCAGCAGTCGCTCAAGGCCAAGTACACGCAGAGGGTGGATTACATCGTGCAGGTGCCGGTGCCCATGGACCAGGCCACCAACACTG AGGAACTGCAAGAGGCAGAGCGCCGGCGTGAGGAGGCTGAGGCGGCCGGTGCTCCTCCACCCCCCATGCCCCGAGCCTGCATCCCTTTCTCCGCCTGTCTGGCAGCCCTGAGTGAACCTGAGACCTTGACTGACTTCTGGAGCTCTGCGGTCCAGGCCAAGACCACCGCCAGCAA GACCACCCGCTTTGCCTCCTTTCCCGACCATCTGGTGATTCAGATCAAGAAGTTCACTTTCGGCCTGGATTGGGTTCCTAAGAAACTGG ATGTGAGCATCGACATGCCCGACACGCTGGACCTGAGTGCCCTCCGTGGGACCGGCCAGCAGCCGGGCgaggagctgctcccggaggtggcTCCGCCCCCTCTCGTGACCCCTGACGTGGAGGTCAAAGGTATCCTGGGTTCCCACGGCAACGAGGAAGACGACTCACTCTACTCCCCACTGctgt CCCCAGTCCTGGACGACTCCACAGTCTCGCAGCTCTGTGAGATGGGCTTCCCGTTAGAGGCGTGCAGAAAGGCCGTTTACTACACTGGGAATACCGGGATCGATGCTGCAATGAACTGGGTCATGGGCCACATGGATGATGCAG ACTTCTCCGCGCCCCTGGTACTACCAAGCTGTAGCTCGACCCCTGGGACCACACCCACGGAAACAGTATCTGAGGAGCACCTAGCAACCATCGTTTCCATGGGTTTCAGCCGAGATCAGGCCACTCGTGCACTGCGAGCCACG AGCAACGTTCTGGAGAGGGCTGTCGACTGGATCTTCTCCCACCTGGACGACCTGGAGTCCATGGAGGTGTCCGAAGGGGGGCGTTCAGCGGGCGAGAGCGAAGGCAACAGGGAGCCCCCCCCGGGACCCCGCGTGCGGGATGGCCCTGGAA agtACGAGCTGTTCGCCTTCATCAGTCACAtgggcacaagcacaatgtgtgGACACTACGTCTGCCACATCAAGAAAGACCAGCA GTGGGTCATCTTTAATGATCAGAAAGTGTGTGCCTCTGAGAAGCCCCCTAAGGACCTCGGCTACCTCTACTTCTACAGGAGAGTGGTTGAGTGA